From the Gymnogyps californianus isolate 813 chromosome 2, ASM1813914v2, whole genome shotgun sequence genome, one window contains:
- the LOC127013047 gene encoding C-C chemokine receptor type 2-like, which translates to MENHTIDSADWPLTTEFDYSDSAPCMGTEEKHFAAKLLPPLYSLVVIFGLIGNMLVVLILVKYKRLKSMTDIYLLNLAISDLLFVFSLPFWAYYAVHDWIFGEALCRILSGVYLLGFYSGIFFIILLTLDRYLAIVHAVFALKARTVTYGILTSTVTWAVAMLASVPGIVFHKTQKENSRYTCSAHYSSDAAINWKYFYTLKMNILGLIVPMLIMIFSYSQILKTLLRCKNEKKQKAVRLIFVIMIFYFIFWTPFHISSFLHTFQSSLFVPNCEIKGQLEKAIQVTETISMIHCCINPVIYAFVGEKFRKYLYAFFRKHVAAHLCKKCPTLYHEKLERISSTFTPSTAEHDISTGL; encoded by the coding sequence ATGGAAAACCATACCATAGACTCAGCCGACTGGCCACTGACAACAGAATTCGACTACAGCGATTCAGCCCCATGCATGGGAACTGAGGAAAAGCACTTTGCAGCAAAACTTTTGCCACCGCTTTATTCTTTGGTGGTGATATTTGGCCTCATAGGCAACATGCTTGTTGTCCTTATTCTGGTTAAATACAAGAGATTGAAGAGTATGACTGACATCTACCTGCTCAATTTGGCAATTTCAGatttgctgtttgtattttctctccctttttggGCTTATTATGCTGTTCACGACTGGATTTTTGGGGAGGCACTGTGTAGAATTCTCTCAGGTGTCTACCTCCTTGGCTTCTACAGTGGCATCTTTTTCATAATCCTGTTGACCCTAGACAGGTATCTGGCCATAGTGCATGCAGTGTTTGCTTTGAAAGCTAGGACAGTTACCTACGGCATCCTCACCAGCACTGTCACTTGGGCTGTTGCTATGCTTGCTTCTGTTCCTGGGATAGTATTTCACAAAactcaaaaggaaaattcacGTTATACTTGCAGTGCTCATTATTCAAGCGATGCCGCAATAAATTGGAAGTACTTCTATACTTTAAAGATGAACATTCTGGGACTTATTGTTCCAATGCTTATTATGATTTTCAGTTACTCACAAATTCTAAAAACATTATTGAGATGtaagaatgagaaaaaacagaaggcagTCAGACTTATTTTTGTGATCATGATTTTTTACTTCATCTTCTGGACACCGTtccatatttcttcttttttgcatACATTTCAAAGTTCACTTTTCGTCCCAAATTGTGAAATCAAAGGTCAACTGGAGAAAGCAATCCAAGTGACAGAAACAATATCAATGATCCACTGTTGTATCAATCCTGTGATCTATGCATTTGTTGGAGAAAAATTTAGGAAATATCTTTATGCCTTTTTCCGAAAGCATGTTGCAGCCCACCTCTGCAAGAAATGTCCAACTCTTTATCatgaaaaattagaaagaattAGTTCCACATTCACACCATCCACTGCAGAGCA